One region of Wyeomyia smithii strain HCP4-BCI-WySm-NY-G18 chromosome 3, ASM2978416v1, whole genome shotgun sequence genomic DNA includes:
- the LOC129728760 gene encoding uncharacterized protein LOC129728760, with translation MTRIRARRTQVEAETQVNAGPQDEHNLISNANRRRTISALNIQLHRAAFQYDCTTDYSKLPCVTIGSMDLVCQHCNALKFHSETAQFCCAGGKVKLPPLAQPPEPLLSLLTQDSLEAKHFLTNVHKYNSCFQMTSFGANIVEESGFNLTFKIQGQIHHRTGSLLPPINEDHKFLQIYFVGNYETEIDKRCAINRAMKRHIIGELQELLHEHNALIRLFKTALQVMPSDDHRIVIRADKRPTGSHERQFNAPTMDEIAVVISGENAESRDIVLKRTDGQLQSVYETQRSYDSLQYPLMFCYGEDGYHFQIRMINPSTGEESNKKVSSMNFYSYRLMIRKDSDNHLLRYRRLFQQYAVDMYVKIETERLNFIKFNQVKLRSEEYVHLRDAISSMGMSTILVD, from the exons ATGACGAGAATTCGTGCACGACGAACTCAGGTGGAAGCAGAAACACAGGTGAATGCTGGACCGCAGGACGAACACAATTTGATATCTAACGCCAATCGCCGAAGAACAATAAGCGCTTTGAACATCCAATTGCATCGCGCTGCGTTCCAATATGACTGCACAACAGACTACAGCAAACTGCCATGCGTTACTATTGGATCCATGGATTTGGTATGCCAACATTGCAATGCTCTGAAATTTCACTCGGAAACAGCACAATTCTGTTGTGCAGGTGGCAAAGTGAAGTTGCCACCACTGGCTCAACCACCAGAACCATTGCTATCATTGTTGACTCAAGACTCGCTGgaagcaaaacattttttaacgAATGTTCATAAGTATAATAGCTGCTTTCAAATGACGTCTTTCGGAGCGAATATCGTTGAAGAAAGTGGATTCAACCTAACGTTTAAG attcaaggtcaaattcaCCATAGAACAGGATCGTTATTGCCACCGATAAATGAAGATCATAAATTCCTTCAAATATATTTCGTTGGAAATTATGAAACAGAAATTGATAAGCGTTGTGCCATCAACCGTGCTATGAAGCGTCACATCATTGGAGAACTACAAGAACTCCTCCACGAACATAACGCTTTGATTCGGTTATTTAAAACGGCCTTGCAGGTTATGCCTTCTGATGATCATAGAATTGTCATCAGAGCAGATAAACGTCCAACTGGAAGTCATGAACGGCAATTTAATGCACCTACTATGGATGAAATAGCTGTTGTGATTTCTGGTGAAAACGCAGAATCCCGTGATATCGTTTTAAAACGCACTGATGGCCAATTGCAAAGTGTCTATGAAACCCAGCGTTCGTACGACTCATTGCAATATCCACTTATGTTCTGCTATGGAGAGGATGGATATCATTTCCAAATAAGAATGATTAATCCATCGACAG GCGAAGAATCAAACAAGAAGGTCAGTTCAATGAATTTCTACTCATACCGATTGATGATAAGAAAGGATAGTGATAATCATTTACTGCGATATCGTCGACTGTTTCAACAGTATGCGGTGGACATGTACGTCAAAATTGAGACTGAGCGCTTgaacttcataaaattcaatcaaGTCAAACTGCGGTCCGAGGAGTACGTTCATTTGCGAGATGCAATAAGTTCGATGGGAATGTCCACGATATTGGTCGATTGA